tatccctttaatacgaagctgtcatatcgctggcaaaccaggaggagcaagttccggatttctgcgtttcactctGCATGGGtgaacgccagaacttgctcttcgatttcgccactaacaacagtgaACATTGTTGAGCTCACTGTGGCGTTAGTAATGGCATTCACCGTCATTTCATGGTTACTATGGTGCTACAACCTAGTAAATTCCAGGCCATTATATTTTAATACCGTGCAGGTACGTCTCTCTGGATTTTGTAGGTGTGCTGCTAATTAAGGCTTCAGGAGCGATACTTTCTGGAAGTATTTGAGAATTAGGACAGATATATCAAAGCAGGCCACGTACAGAAGAAATAAAATTATCTCAATGCCGACACAAAATGTGCCAGGATTCACTCCACCTCAATCGATAATTGAATATAACTTAAAATACCTTTTCACAGGCATTCCGATCCCAGGAAACCAAGGTCGTTGTAAATGTATCCGGCCTACCACCAGGCTTATTAACCCGAAGTACATGCGAAGTTTGAAATATATTCCCAAAGGATCCCACTGTGTGACAACAGAGATAATGTAAGTAAACATATCAGAGCATCACCTTTTAATCAAAGAACTGAAACCACTTTTCTCCTTTTACAATCTCCATTTGCTAAACTGTGTTCTTTGCTCAAGACACTTAGGATTAATCGGTTTGTTTATGAGGCAGATTTTAAGAGTTTTCTTTTAATTCTTTTACTTAGTTCTCTCCTTTCAGTGGGAGACATCCAATTTCTGTTGATTCGATTTTTAAGGTTTACCTTCTCTTCACAGTGTCACCATGAAAAATGGGAAGAAATTGTGTGTGGATCCTAAAGCCAAGTGGGTGAAGATTATCATAGAAGCCAAGAAAGGTTGGTGTTTGTTAGAATTCGGACTTTTACTGTGAATAAAAATAACAAATGGCAAAAAGTAGCTTTTACTTCTCAATTTTGTCTCCTTCCCCCTtgtcccctctcctgaaggttttAACTTCTTTGTGGGCAACAGTTCTGTTCATACTCATACTGACTTCATATGTGAATTGTTTCAGTATAGACAACATGAGCTTCCAACTTGCATCATTGTTGCAATGTGCCTTTTAATGGGGATAGAAGGGAGAGATTCTCTTTCTATTCCTGTGAATTGCATGGACGTTGATGGTGCTGCTCATCTTAAATAAAAGTCAGGTTTATAATGTTTCATAATTTATTTAATGAAGATATTGTGCAGTACGTTTACAGATGTGAAAGATTTCCAATTGAAAACGGAATTTACTTTTTTTCAGGTACCAAACTGCACTGAGAAATGACAGAGTGATGGGATCCCACACCTGAATAATTTGAAGTATCACGA
The DNA window shown above is from Heptranchias perlo isolate sHepPer1 chromosome 1, sHepPer1.hap1, whole genome shotgun sequence and carries:
- the LOC137342028 gene encoding interleukin-8-like: MNRAAAVMTLILLLCVITAQGIPIPGNQGRCKCIRPTTRLINPKYMRSLKYIPKGSHCVTTEIIVTMKNGKKLCVDPKAKWVKIIIEAKKGTKLH